In a single window of the Penaeus monodon isolate SGIC_2016 chromosome 3, NSTDA_Pmon_1, whole genome shotgun sequence genome:
- the LOC119595067 gene encoding uncharacterized protein LOC119595067, protein MNNALVLLLAVGLSCLMAAQAASSFGVLAGLGALTSAISKRRYHGASHGRGHGHGYRAPKRKYRLRYGRSVVGAAEEDDDLILSAVGQLDPNTCVPKMFCLLQAKDESDRTLKENMLVEVLTDNTMKPNSYNAAFVYARDVATETKDSSACKKAFPKCSLGEEELNELLDLAWGCDCSSGGRE, encoded by the coding sequence ATGAATAACGCCCTAGTCCTCCTGTTGGCCGTTGGTCTTTCCTGCTTGATGGCAGCCCAAGCAGCATCCTCATTCGGCGTTCTGGCTGGCCTAGGAGCCTTGACGAGCGCTATAAGCAAGCGCAGATATCATGGTGCTAGCCATGGACGAGGCCATGGCCATGGCTACAGAGCCCCTAAAAGAAAGTACCGTCTCCGTTACGGCCGATCCGTTGTAGGAGCAGCCGAGGAAGATGACGATCTGATTTTATCCGCAGTAGGACAACTGGATCCCAACACCTGCGTCCCCAAAATGTTTTGCCTCCTGCAGGCGAAAGACGAATCCGATCGCACACTAAAAGAGAACATGCTTGTGGAAGTCCTAACCGATAATACTATGAAGCCAAACTCCTACAACGCTGCCTTCGTCTACGCTAGAGACGTAGCCACTGAGACGAAGGACTCCTCCGCCTGCAAGAAGGCTTTCCCCAAATGTTCACTTGGTGAAGAAGAACTGAATGAGCTGTTGGATCTAGCTTGGGGCTGTGACTGCAGCtcgggaggaagagagtaa
- the LOC119595103 gene encoding uncharacterized protein LOC119595103, giving the protein MNSALILLVAVGLSCLMAAQAASSFGVLAGLGALTSAVSKRRYHGASHGRGHGHGYRAPKRKYRLRFRRSVEAAADEDDDLILSAVGQLDPNTCVPKMFCLLQAKDESDRTLKENMLVEMLTDNAMKPNSYNAAFVYARDVATKTKDSCKKAFPKCSLGEEELSELLDLAWGCDCSSGGRE; this is encoded by the coding sequence ATGAATAGCGCCCTAATCCTTCTGGTGGCCGTTGGTCTTTCCTGCTTGATGGCAGCCCAAGCAGCATCCTCATTCGGCGTTCTAGCTGGCCTAGGAGCCTTGACGAGCGCTGTAAGCAAGCGCAGATATCATGGTGCTAGCCATGGACGAGGCCATGGCCATGGCTACAGAGCCCCTAAAAGAAAGTATCGTCTCCGCTTCCGCCGATCCGTTGAAGCAGCagctgatgaagatgatgatctgATTTTATCCGCAGTAGGACAACTGGATCCCAACACCTGCGTCCCCAAGATGTTTTGTCTCCTGCAGGCGAAAGACGAATCCGATCGCACACTAAAAGAGAACATGCTTGTGGAAATGTTAACCGATAATGCTATGAAGCCAAACTCTTACAACGCTGCCTTCGTCTACGCTAGAGACGTAGCCACTAAGACGAAGGACTCCTGCAAGAAGGCTTTCCCTAAATGCTCACTTGGTGAAGAGGAACTTAGTGAGCTGTTGGATCTAGCTTGGGGCTGTGACTGCAGCtcgggaggaagagagtaa
- the LOC119595093 gene encoding uncharacterized protein LOC119595093, which translates to MNSALILLVAVGLSCLMAAQAASSFGVLAGLGALTSAVSKRRYHGASHGRGHGHGYRAPKRKYRLRFRRSVAAAADEDDDLILSTVGQLDPNTCVPKMFCLLQAKDESDRTLKENMLVEVLTDNTMKPNSYNAAFVYARDVATKTNDSCKKAFPKCSLGEEELSELLDLAWGCDCSSGGRE; encoded by the coding sequence ATGAATAGCGCCCTAATCCTTCTGGTGGCCGTTGGTCTTTCCTGTTTGATGGCAGCCCAAGCAGCATCCTCATTCGGCGTTCTAGCTGGCCTAGGAGCCTTGACGAGCGCTGTAAGCAAGCGCAGATATCATGGTGCTAGCCATGGACGAGGCCATGGCCATGGCTACAGAGCCCCTAAAAGAAAGTACCGTCTCCGCTTCCGCCGATCCGTTGCAGCAGCagctgatgaagatgatgatctgATTTTATCCACAGTAGGACAACTGGATCCCAACACCTGCGTCCCCAAAATGTTTTGCCTCCTGCAGGCGAAGGACGAATCCGATCGCACACTAAAAGAGAACATGCTTGTGGAAGTCTTAACCGATAATACTATGAAGCCAAACTCCTACAACGCTGCCTTCGTCTACGCTAGAGACGTAGCCACTAAGACGAATGACTCCTGCAAGAAGGCTTTCCCTAAATGCTCACTTGGTGAAGAGGAACTTAGTGAGCTGTTGGATCTAGCTTGGGGCTGTGACTGCAGCtcgggaggaagagagtaa
- the LOC119595082 gene encoding uncharacterized protein LOC119595082, giving the protein MNNALVLLLAVGLSCLMAAQAASSFGVLAGLGALTSAISKRRYHGASHGRGHGHGYRAPKRKYRLRYGRSVVAAAEEDDDLILSAVGQLDPNTCVPKMFCLLQAKDESDRTLKENMLVEVLTDNAMKPNSYNAAFVYARDVASKTKDSSACKKAFPKCSLGEEELNELLDLAWACDCSSGGRE; this is encoded by the coding sequence ATGAATAACGCCCTAGTCCTCCTGTTGGCCGTTGGTCTTTCCTGTTTGATGGCAGCCCAAGCAGCATCCTCATTCGGCGTTCTAGCTGGCCTAGGAGCCTTGACGAGCGCTATAAGCAAGCGCAGATATCATGGTGCTAGCCATGGACGAGGCCATGGCCATGGCTACAGAGCCCCTAAAAGAAAGTACCGTCTCCGTTACGGCCGATCCGTTGTAGCAGCAGCTGAGGAAGATGACGATCTGATTTTATCCGCAGTAGGACAACTGGATCCCAACACCTGCGTCCCCAAGATGTTTTGTCTCCTGCAGGCGAAAGACGAATCCGATCGCACACTAAAAGAGAACATGCTTGTGGAAGTCTTAACCGATAATGCTATGAAACCAAACTCCTACAACGCTGCCTTCGTCTACGCTAGAGACGTAGCCTCTAAGACGAAGGACTCCTCCGCCTGCAAGAAGGCTTTCCCTAAATGCTCACTTGGTGAAGAAGAACTGAATGAACTGTTGGATCTAGCTTGGGCCTGTGACTGCAGCTCGGGAGGTAGAGAGTAA
- the LOC119595074 gene encoding uncharacterized protein LOC119595074: MNNALVLLLAVGLSCLMAAQAASSFGVLAGLGALTSAISKRRYHGASHGRGHGHGYRAPKRKYRLRYGRSVVAAAEEDDDLILSAVGQLDPNTCVPKMFCLLQAKDESDRTLKENMLVEVLTDNTMKPNSYNAAFVYARDVATETKDSSACKKAFPKCSLGEEELNELLDLAWGCDCSSGGRE; encoded by the coding sequence ATGAATAACGCCCTAGTCCTCCTGTTGGCCGTTGGTCTTTCCTGCTTGATGGCAGCCCAAGCAGCATCCTCATTCGGCGTTCTGGCTGGCCTAGGAGCCTTGACGAGCGCTATAAGCAAGCGCAGATATCACGGTGCAAGCCATGGACGAGGCCATGGCCATGGCTACAGAGCCCCTAAAAGAAAGTACCGTCTCCGTTACGGCCGATCCGTTGTAGCAGCAGCTGAGGAAGATGACGATCTGATTTTATCCGCAGTAGGACAACTGGATCCCAACACCTGCGTCCCCAAGATGTTTTGTCTCCTGCAGGCGAAAGACGAATCCGATCGCACACTAAAAGAGAACATGCTTGTGGAAGTCCTAACCGATAATACTATGAAGCCAAACTCCTACAACGCTGCCTTCGTCTACGCTAGAGACGTAGCCACTGAGACGAAGGACTCCTCCGCCTGCAAGAAGGCTTTCCCCAAATGTTCACTTGGTGAAGAAGAACTGAATGAGCTGTTGGATCTAGCTTGGGGCTGTGACTGCAGCtcgggaggaagagagtaa